The following proteins come from a genomic window of Gouania willdenowi unplaced genomic scaffold, fGouWil2.1 scaffold_188_arrow_ctg1, whole genome shotgun sequence:
- the LOC114458797 gene encoding DNA repair and recombination protein RAD54-like isoform X3 → MRRSQAPSQRAKRSQDEVDQDWTLRKEKRRKSETELQESHISQFRKPLTPTNNRPACSDGDKHEAFIRAILSKPFKIPIPNYSGESVHGLQLQDHFHIKKEEEELWESPEVKQETDYAVLHSVL, encoded by the exons ATG AGGAGGAGCCAAGCACCGAGTCAGCGGGCCAAACGCAGCCAGGACGAGGTGGACCAGGACTGGACACTCAGAAAA gagaaaagaagaaaaagtgagACTGAGCTGCAAGAAAGCCACATTTCTCAGTTCAGAAAGCCTCTGACTCCCACTAACAACCGACCGGCCTGTAGTGATGGAGATAAACAC GAGGCATTTATCCGAGCTATCCTCTCCAAGCCTTTCAAAATCCCCATTCCAAACTACTCAG GAGAATCTGTTCATGGACTGCAGCTCCAGGATCAtttccacataaagaaggaagaggaagaactgtGGGAAAGTCCGGAGGTAAAGCAGGAAACggattatgcagttttgcatagtgtactgtag
- the LOC114458797 gene encoding DNA repair and recombination protein RAD54-like isoform X1, translating into MDLHQRRSQAPSQRAKRSQDEVDQDWTLRKEKRRKSETELQESHISQFRKPLTPTNNRPACSDGDKHEAFIRAILSKPFKIPIPNYSGESVHGLQLQDHFHIKKEEEELWESPEVKQETDYAVLHSVL; encoded by the exons AGGAGGAGCCAAGCACCGAGTCAGCGGGCCAAACGCAGCCAGGACGAGGTGGACCAGGACTGGACACTCAGAAAA gagaaaagaagaaaaagtgagACTGAGCTGCAAGAAAGCCACATTTCTCAGTTCAGAAAGCCTCTGACTCCCACTAACAACCGACCGGCCTGTAGTGATGGAGATAAACAC GAGGCATTTATCCGAGCTATCCTCTCCAAGCCTTTCAAAATCCCCATTCCAAACTACTCAG GAGAATCTGTTCATGGACTGCAGCTCCAGGATCAtttccacataaagaaggaagaggaagaactgtGGGAAAGTCCGGAGGTAAAGCAGGAAACggattatgcagttttgcatagtgtactgtag
- the LOC114458797 gene encoding DNA repair and recombination protein RAD54-like isoform X2: MKQLTRRSQAPSQRAKRSQDEVDQDWTLRKEKRRKSETELQESHISQFRKPLTPTNNRPACSDGDKHEAFIRAILSKPFKIPIPNYSGESVHGLQLQDHFHIKKEEEELWESPEVKQETDYAVLHSVL, encoded by the exons AGGAGGAGCCAAGCACCGAGTCAGCGGGCCAAACGCAGCCAGGACGAGGTGGACCAGGACTGGACACTCAGAAAA gagaaaagaagaaaaagtgagACTGAGCTGCAAGAAAGCCACATTTCTCAGTTCAGAAAGCCTCTGACTCCCACTAACAACCGACCGGCCTGTAGTGATGGAGATAAACAC GAGGCATTTATCCGAGCTATCCTCTCCAAGCCTTTCAAAATCCCCATTCCAAACTACTCAG GAGAATCTGTTCATGGACTGCAGCTCCAGGATCAtttccacataaagaaggaagaggaagaactgtGGGAAAGTCCGGAGGTAAAGCAGGAAACggattatgcagttttgcatagtgtactgtag
- the LOC114458797 gene encoding DNA repair and recombination protein RAD54-like isoform X4 — MDLHQRRSQAPSQRAKRSQDEVDQDWTLRKEKRRKSETELQESHISQFRKPLTPTNNRPACSDGDKHEAFIRAILSKPFKIPIPNYSVIMRKLYI; from the exons AGGAGGAGCCAAGCACCGAGTCAGCGGGCCAAACGCAGCCAGGACGAGGTGGACCAGGACTGGACACTCAGAAAA gagaaaagaagaaaaagtgagACTGAGCTGCAAGAAAGCCACATTTCTCAGTTCAGAAAGCCTCTGACTCCCACTAACAACCGACCGGCCTGTAGTGATGGAGATAAACAC GAGGCATTTATCCGAGCTATCCTCTCCAAGCCTTTCAAAATCCCCATTCCAAACTACTCAG TGATCATGCGTAAATTATACATCTGA
- the LOC114458809 gene encoding homeodomain-interacting protein kinase 2-like has protein sequence MVGHALQSPSTRYTILEFIGEGSFGKVAKCRAHNSSKLVAVKILKKEYFQDVEDELSVLKTISSLNADHFNLVTFYEQFEYLGYKCLVFELLDVDLLHLVRSLNVNHIRPIAKQLMVALQGHKAVRVMHTDIKPDNIMMVNIDESPFSVKLIDFGMASPISAAMPGLRHQPIGYRAPEVCLGLPYSGAIDMWGVGCTLAFLFLNDNLFPVHCEYLMMQSMVEMLGMPSKYQLHFGLYSKRFFCHEVDELGTRWRLLTPEEYTSRNRRQAEEWPEYRPHLSSLDDLLYMSELGDNETVEDRKAFIEFLKELLNLDGEERISPIDALQHPYITGSYLSQEPDNREHQTEAQVIEEHSPEDWDAEYPLFNEHNKCGLIVAY, from the exons ATGGTAGGGCATGCCCTCCAAAGCCCCTCCACTCGATACACAATCCTAGAGTTTATCGGAGAAGGTAGCTTTGGGAAAGTTGCCAAGTGTCGTGCTCACAACAGCAGCAAATTGGTGGCAGTAAAAATCCTAAAGAAGGAGTATTTTCAAGATGTGGAGGACGAA CTGTCAGTGTTGAAGACCATCAGCTCTCTGAATGCTGACCACTTCAATCTGGTCACATTCTATGAGCAGTTTGAATACCTGGGCTATAAGTGCCTCGTCTTTGAGCTGTTGGACGTGGATTTGCTCCACCTGGTTCGTTCACTGAACGTCAACCACATCCGTCCTATTGCAAAGCAG CTGATGGTGGCATTACAGGGACACAAAGCTGTAAGAGTAATGCACACTGACATCAAGCCAGACAACATTATGATGGTCAACATTGATGAAAGTCCATTCAGCGTAAAGCTCATTGATTTTGGAATGGCTTCTCCCATCTCTGCCGCCATGCCCGGGCTCAGACATCAGCCCATCGGCTACAG GGCCCCAGAGGTTTGTCTTGGCCTTCCTTACTCGGGGGCCATTGACATGTGGGGAGTGGGCTGCACGCTGGCATTCCTCTTCCTAAATGACAACCTCTTTCCTGTCCACTGTGAATACCTCATG aTGCAGAGCATGGTGGAGATGCTGGGAATGCCATCAAAGTACCAGCTCCACTTTGGCTTATACAGCAAGAGGTTCTTTTGTCATGAGGTGGATGAATTGGGCACAAGATGGAGGCTGCtg ACACCAGAAGAGTACACCTCTAGGAACAGAAGACAAGCTGAGGAGTGGCCCGAATATCGTCCACATTTGTCATCATTAGATGACCTGCTCTAT ATGTCTGAACTAGGGGACAATGAGACGGTAGAAGACAGGAAGGCCTTCATCGAGTTCCTGAAAGAACTGTTGAATCTGGATGGGGAAGAGAGAATCTCTCCCATTGATGCTCTTCAGCATCCCTACATTACAGGGTCATACCTGAGCCAGGAGCCAGACAACAGAGAACA TCAAACCGAGGCACAGGTCATTGAAGAACATTCACCTGAAGATTGGGATGCCGAGTACCCTCTCTTCAACGAACACAACAAATGTGGACTCATTGTGGCATATTAG